Proteins from one Spirochaetota bacterium genomic window:
- a CDS encoding thioredoxin produces the protein MGMNTKLKHIESLKDFEVTLSDNDMLVVCAGRWGPMCIPVYKVMEHLELVNKYKHIQFRVVEFDNEAASPIKKAKECSSFRGLPFTVYYRNQKIVHATTSIQTKAQIEEICEECFF, from the coding sequence ATGGGAATGAATACAAAATTGAAACATATAGAATCATTAAAGGATTTTGAGGTTACACTATCCGATAATGATATGCTGGTAGTCTGTGCGGGTAGATGGGGACCAATGTGTATCCCTGTTTATAAAGTAATGGAGCATTTGGAATTAGTGAATAAATATAAGCATATTCAATTTCGCGTTGTAGAATTTGATAATGAGGCCGCTTCTCCAATAAAAAAAGCAAAAGAATGCAGTAGTTTTAGAGGATTACCATTCACAGTATATTATCGTAATCAAAAGATTGTGCATGCCACAACGAGTATTCAAACAAAGGCTCAAATTGAAGAAATTTGTGAAGAATGTTTTTTCTAA
- a CDS encoding FmdB family zinc ribbon protein, producing MPIYEYVCLSCKNRFEQFQRMEEEPLEECPECSGVVKRLITGGSGFIMKGSDTIVTSFKSPTCGKDAPCCGRDIPCGKSEECNS from the coding sequence ATGCCTATATATGAATATGTATGTTTATCATGTAAAAATAGATTTGAGCAGTTTCAGAGGATGGAAGAGGAACCGCTTGAAGAGTGCCCAGAATGCAGTGGGGTTGTAAAACGTCTGATTACTGGTGGGAGTGGTTTTATTATGAAGGGGAGTGATACGATAGTAACAAGTTTCAAATCACCCACATGCGGAAAGGATGCACCTTGTTGTGGGAGGGATATCCCCTGTGGCAAATCAGAAGAATGTAATAGCTAA
- the trxA gene encoding thioredoxin: MVIEITDQNFEKEVLKTDLPVLVDFWASWCGPCKRVSPVVDKLSESYNDKVKFCKVNIEEARDTASKYGIMSIPTLMFFKNGENVDGIVGAVPEEIIKSKIERLLYVVI, encoded by the coding sequence ATGGTAATCGAAATTACAGATCAAAATTTTGAGAAAGAAGTATTAAAAACAGATTTGCCTGTCCTCGTTGATTTTTGGGCGTCATGGTGTGGCCCATGCAAAAGGGTATCCCCAGTAGTTGATAAGCTATCAGAGAGCTATAATGATAAAGTCAAGTTTTGTAAGGTTAATATTGAAGAAGCTCGAGATACAGCCAGCAAATATGGAATAATGAGCATACCAACATTGATGTTTTTCAAGAATGGCGAGAATGTTGATGGGATCGTCGGAGCTGTGCCCGAGGAAATTATTAAGTCGAAAATTGAAAGGCTTCTATATGTGGTCATATAG
- a CDS encoding ATP-binding protein, translating into MKQLTIISGKGGTGKTTITAAFASLSDSHVMADCDVDAADLYLILEPKIEKSEVFHGGKTAVIDSGRCILCCECQNLCRFDAIKDYVVDPISCEGCGLCARACPQGAINMEENISGKWFISHTRYGYMTHAELGIAEDNSGKLVTLVRQQAKLIAEREEVEYIIVDGPPGIGCPVIASITGVDLLLVVTEPTLSGIHDLERVIGVAKHFNIPSLVCINKYDINLYNSKQIEEYCSKNMLQIAGKISYNPEVTKAMINKKSVVEYDCGEVTEEVKGIWKGVMKTMNN; encoded by the coding sequence ATGAAGCAGTTAACCATTATAAGCGGCAAGGGTGGAACAGGCAAGACCACGATTACCGCTGCCTTTGCTTCGCTATCTGATTCTCATGTGATGGCGGACTGTGATGTAGACGCCGCTGATCTATATCTTATCTTAGAACCAAAGATAGAGAAGAGTGAAGTTTTTCATGGAGGTAAAACTGCGGTTATAGACAGTGGGAGATGCATTTTATGCTGTGAATGCCAAAATCTTTGCAGATTTGATGCTATAAAAGACTATGTGGTTGACCCCATATCATGCGAGGGTTGCGGATTATGCGCAAGAGCATGTCCACAGGGCGCAATAAATATGGAAGAAAATATATCCGGCAAGTGGTTTATCTCTCATACTCGATATGGATATATGACTCATGCTGAGCTTGGAATTGCCGAGGATAATTCAGGAAAGCTTGTGACCTTGGTGCGACAGCAGGCGAAATTGATTGCAGAGAGGGAAGAGGTTGAATATATTATTGTTGATGGCCCTCCTGGCATAGGTTGTCCAGTAATAGCGTCAATTACAGGTGTTGATCTCTTGCTTGTTGTTACTGAACCTACCTTGTCAGGGATACACGACTTAGAAAGAGTAATTGGGGTTGCCAAGCATTTTAATATTCCATCATTGGTATGCATAAATAAATATGATATTAATTTATATAATTCAAAACAGATAGAGGAATATTGTTCGAAAAACATGTTGCAGATAGCGGGGAAGATAAGTTACAATCCAGAGGTAACAAAAGCCATGATAAACAAAAAATCTGTAGTTGAGTATGACTGTGGAGAGGTAACCGAAGAGGTTAAGGGGATTTGGAAAGGTGTAATGAAGACCATGAATAATTAG
- a CDS encoding zinc ribbon domain-containing protein, whose product MPIYEFECGECGEKFEKLVSNHESGRSVCCPKCDASNPRKLLSLFSSNTNPGTVCDSSGST is encoded by the coding sequence ATGCCCATATATGAGTTTGAGTGTGGAGAGTGTGGAGAAAAATTTGAAAAATTAGTAAGTAATCACGAATCTGGCAGATCTGTTTGCTGTCCCAAATGCGATGCTTCTAATCCTCGTAAGTTGTTGTCCCTATTCAGTTCAAACACAAACCCAGGTACGGTTTGCGATTCTAGCGGCAGTACCTGA
- a CDS encoding ATP-binding protein has translation MIISIASGKGGTGKTTIAVNLALSLGGVQFLDCDVEEPNAHIFINPELAERMSVGILVPEVDDSKCTYCGKCAEVCEFNAIVVIKDKVLFFPELCHGCGSCSYFCPENAISEIEREIGIIERGNSQNIELIHGILNIGEPMAPPLIRRVKGLIHNNKDVIIDASPGTSCPVVESVKGSDFCVLVTEPTPFGLNDLKLAVEMIRKLRIPFGVVVNCADIGNEEVEEYCREENIQILMTIPWDRRIAVAYSEGIPLLEALPEYNENFIQLYDMIKKEVN, from the coding sequence ATGATAATATCAATAGCAAGCGGGAAGGGCGGGACTGGAAAGACAACAATTGCTGTAAACCTAGCCCTTTCCCTTGGCGGTGTGCAGTTTTTGGATTGTGATGTTGAAGAACCTAATGCTCATATATTTATAAATCCTGAATTGGCAGAACGTATGTCTGTGGGTATACTTGTGCCAGAGGTAGATGATTCAAAATGCACATATTGCGGCAAGTGCGCTGAGGTTTGCGAGTTCAATGCCATTGTAGTGATTAAGGATAAGGTTCTATTCTTCCCGGAATTGTGTCATGGCTGCGGTTCATGTAGCTATTTTTGCCCAGAGAATGCCATAAGCGAGATTGAGAGAGAGATAGGGATTATTGAAAGGGGGAATTCTCAAAACATTGAGCTTATCCACGGTATCCTTAACATTGGAGAACCGATGGCTCCGCCTTTAATCAGGCGCGTTAAAGGGCTTATCCATAATAACAAAGATGTTATAATTGATGCATCACCTGGTACGTCATGTCCGGTTGTGGAATCAGTAAAGGGAAGCGATTTCTGCGTATTAGTGACCGAGCCCACCCCATTTGGCTTAAACGATCTTAAACTTGCTGTAGAGATGATAAGGAAATTGCGGATTCCCTTTGGAGTGGTAGTAAACTGCGCGGATATCGGGAATGAAGAGGTTGAAGAATATTGCAGAGAAGAAAATATACAAATTTTAATGACCATCCCTTGGGATAGGCGAATAGCGGTAGCATATTCTGAAGGGATCCCATTATTAGAGGCCTTGCCTGAGTATAATGAAAATTTTATTCAACTTTATGATATGATAAAAAAGGAGGTTAACTAA
- a CDS encoding FAD-dependent oxidoreductase — translation MPHVVAGLATVESIINPDKIFFQERGIKSLINKVTALDTRKKVLTLQNGDSLSYDKLLIATGAKPKVPPFPGRDLEGVYTLRSTPEAEKMKIFIEERSVKKMIIVGAGAIGLELGTLLLTTRPSLDITVVEFLDRPLPPMLDSELALTLMEYLTQEGIRLKLGNRVERIIGKDGFVSGVELSTGEIIPADMVVLSIGVQANLELAKQIGLELGDIGIKVNKFMETSNPDIFAAGDCVQMESPITKKPIPGQNRSTAVIQGRLVAKQLAGYNIEFPGVLNNLAVKLFDKSIASVGLIEEFANKEGIKTVSSVVESRNKHKMIKGQIPWTLKLVFDKNSQKLIGGQILSDSEAPMKEIDTINYAIRSEATVSDLTTIMCAAHPDLSSEPSAEPIALAAEQSLQKFKAI, via the coding sequence TTGCCACATGTTGTAGCCGGTCTGGCTACTGTCGAATCTATTATCAATCCAGATAAAATTTTTTTTCAGGAAAGGGGGATTAAATCCCTAATAAATAAGGTCACCGCATTGGATACAAGAAAAAAAGTTCTTACCTTACAAAATGGCGATTCTCTTTCATATGATAAGCTATTGATAGCGACTGGGGCAAAACCGAAGGTTCCCCCTTTTCCTGGAAGAGATCTTGAGGGCGTGTACACCTTGAGAAGCACTCCAGAAGCGGAGAAAATGAAAATATTTATAGAAGAAAGAAGTGTAAAAAAAATGATCATTGTTGGAGCCGGTGCTATTGGATTAGAATTAGGAACGCTGCTTTTGACAACAAGGCCATCTTTGGATATAACTGTAGTCGAATTTCTTGATCGTCCACTTCCTCCAATGTTAGACAGTGAGTTGGCGCTCACGCTTATGGAGTATCTTACTCAGGAAGGGATCAGGCTAAAATTGGGAAATAGAGTGGAAAGAATCATTGGGAAAGATGGATTTGTATCAGGTGTGGAGCTTTCTACAGGGGAAATCATTCCCGCGGATATGGTTGTTCTTTCAATTGGAGTTCAGGCCAATTTAGAATTGGCAAAACAAATTGGTTTGGAATTGGGGGATATTGGGATAAAAGTGAATAAATTTATGGAAACCTCAAATCCAGACATCTTTGCCGCTGGAGATTGCGTGCAAATGGAAAGCCCTATTACAAAAAAACCTATTCCTGGTCAAAATCGCTCCACCGCCGTTATTCAAGGAAGATTGGTAGCGAAACAACTTGCCGGCTATAATATCGAATTCCCTGGTGTATTAAATAATTTAGCGGTTAAACTTTTTGACAAATCTATAGCTTCAGTTGGTCTGATTGAGGAGTTTGCCAACAAGGAAGGCATTAAAACAGTAAGCTCTGTAGTTGAGTCAAGAAACAAACACAAAATGATTAAGGGGCAGATCCCCTGGACACTGAAGTTAGTTTTTGATAAAAATTCTCAAAAATTGATTGGTGGGCAAATACTTAGTGATAGTGAGGCCCCTATGAAGGAGATAGATACAATCAATTATGCGATTAGAAGTGAAGCGACCGTTTCAGATCTCACCACTATAATGTGTGCCGCTCATCCTGATTTATCTTCAGAACCTAGCGCTGAGCCAATTGCGTTGGCCGCAGAGCAATCTCTCCAAAAATTTAAAGCTATTTGA
- a CDS encoding DnaJ domain-containing protein, which produces MSIIDYYRVLDLERDASAQDIKKAYRQLAFKYHPDQNKMDANAEEKFKELNEAYAVLGDSKKKELYDQIEYSNFWKHNSDENATSFRHRNDIKSDPAFYGRKGCHRRKKYDRGCAFRTGRSRNFIFDDKIIYKINITTDEALYGTEKVIPIEILGRVKLVKLNITSDIMNGDVINFSIADEGISIKYVYIKINII; this is translated from the coding sequence ATGAGTATAATAGATTATTATCGAGTTTTAGATTTAGAGCGGGATGCGTCAGCGCAGGATATAAAAAAGGCATATAGACAGTTAGCTTTTAAGTATCATCCTGATCAAAATAAAATGGATGCCAATGCAGAAGAAAAATTTAAGGAGTTAAATGAAGCCTATGCGGTATTGGGTGATTCTAAAAAAAAAGAGTTATACGATCAAATTGAGTATAGCAACTTTTGGAAGCATAATTCAGATGAAAATGCAACCAGTTTTAGACATAGAAATGATATAAAATCTGATCCCGCCTTTTACGGTAGGAAGGGATGCCATAGAAGAAAGAAGTATGACAGGGGTTGTGCTTTCCGAACTGGCAGGTCAAGGAACTTCATCTTTGATGATAAAATTATATATAAAATAAATATTACTACTGACGAAGCGCTTTATGGTACAGAAAAAGTTATACCAATTGAGATTTTAGGGAGAGTTAAATTAGTTAAGCTAAATATTACTTCAGATATAATGAATGGTGATGTTATAAACTTCTCAATTGCCGATGAAGGAATATCGATTAAATATGTTTATATTAAAATAAATATAATATAA
- a CDS encoding efflux RND transporter periplasmic adaptor subunit, producing MLAIIESNESLSSYHIRSLIPGRIIEKHITLGKFFSDETTVYKIANFSIVWINLAVYIKNLHIIKIGQKVDIESVGVHIRASGIISYIQPIFNEETRGFIARVVLPNRNNQFQPGMFVKGKIVLITGKSIPIISNNALQVIDEKPCVFVPEGKGVYRLVTFSIGEKGIHYSHLLSGLNIGDSYVGIGSFKFKAKFVMSNIGGHAGYGHQ from the coding sequence GTGCTTGCTATAATAGAAAGCAATGAAAGTTTATCATCATATCATATAAGATCATTAATTCCTGGCAGAATAATTGAGAAACATATTACTCTCGGCAAGTTTTTCTCTGATGAAACAACTGTATATAAAATAGCAAATTTTTCAATAGTATGGATCAATCTCGCAGTTTATATAAAAAACCTCCATATTATTAAAATTGGCCAAAAAGTCGATATCGAGTCTGTTGGTGTTCATATAAGGGCTTCAGGAATTATTTCTTATATTCAACCAATCTTTAATGAAGAGACAAGAGGTTTTATCGCTAGGGTGGTGCTTCCAAACAGGAATAATCAATTTCAACCTGGTATGTTTGTTAAAGGAAAGATTGTGCTGATAACTGGCAAGAGTATACCTATAATATCCAATAATGCTCTACAGGTGATTGATGAAAAGCCCTGTGTTTTTGTACCGGAAGGGAAAGGCGTTTACAGACTTGTCACTTTTAGTATTGGGGAAAAGGGCATTCATTATAGTCATCTCCTTTCAGGTTTGAATATTGGGGATTCTTATGTTGGTATTGGCTCCTTCAAGTTTAAGGCTAAATTTGTAATGAGCAATATTGGAGGGCATGCAGGTTATGGACATCAATAG
- a CDS encoding efflux RND transporter permease subunit — protein sequence MTKVFSMGGHVLQYQVKLNPSALAQYKISLSEVVESINSNNGNEGGQFIVFGSEEYLVRGIGLIRTLEDIGDIKLKVVNGFPIRLSDVSRIEYGNEIRRGIFIRNGSDEVVAGIVLKLYGENTFRVIERLKEKFIEVQKALPADVELVFYYN from the coding sequence GTGACAAAGGTTTTTTCTATGGGGGGTCATGTATTGCAATATCAGGTTAAACTGAATCCCTCTGCTCTGGCGCAGTATAAAATTAGTCTCAGCGAGGTAGTTGAAAGCATTAATTCTAATAATGGCAATGAAGGCGGGCAGTTTATTGTGTTTGGTTCAGAAGAGTATCTTGTTAGAGGAATTGGTTTAATCAGGACGCTTGAGGATATAGGTGATATCAAGCTTAAAGTAGTGAATGGATTCCCAATTCGTCTTAGCGATGTATCCCGGATTGAATATGGTAATGAAATTCGAAGAGGAATCTTCATTCGAAATGGATCTGATGAGGTTGTTGCCGGAATTGTACTAAAGCTTTATGGGGAAAATACATTCAGAGTAATCGAGCGCCTTAAAGAAAAGTTTATTGAAGTACAGAAGGCTCTTCCAGCGGATGTTGAATTAGTATTTTATTATAATTAG
- a CDS encoding NifB/NifX family molybdenum-iron cluster-binding protein: MKICVTSSGPALDNPVDPRFGRSQYFIILDTDTMQFESIENPSISAGGGAGSQSAQLVANKGVEVVLTGNAGPNAFSALQAADIKIIVGLSNISVKEAVEGFKKGQYQYISEPSVASHYGMGAGAGMGSGRGMRSGMGSGMSPGAAPNQTQSSPHMSKHEEMAMLKEQSEKMRKELDNVEKRINDLAEKRD; encoded by the coding sequence ATGAAAATCTGTGTTACATCCTCTGGTCCGGCTTTAGATAATCCTGTAGATCCAAGGTTTGGGAGATCCCAGTACTTTATTATTTTGGATACAGATACTATGCAGTTTGAATCTATTGAAAATCCATCTATTAGCGCTGGCGGGGGAGCAGGATCACAATCTGCTCAGCTTGTCGCCAATAAAGGTGTGGAGGTTGTGCTCACAGGCAATGCAGGTCCAAATGCATTTAGTGCCCTTCAGGCAGCCGACATAAAAATTATTGTGGGTTTATCAAATATTTCTGTAAAAGAGGCAGTTGAGGGATTCAAGAAAGGACAATATCAATATATTTCAGAACCTTCAGTAGCATCGCATTACGGTATGGGCGCTGGAGCTGGAATGGGAAGCGGTAGAGGCATGAGATCAGGCATGGGTAGTGGAATGAGCCCAGGTGCGGCTCCAAATCAAACGCAGTCTTCTCCACATATGTCTAAACATGAAGAGATGGCGATGCTGAAGGAACAATCGGAAAAGATGAGGAAAGAGCTTGATAATGTTGAGAAAAGGATAAACGATTTGGCTGAAAAAAGAGACTAA
- a CDS encoding phosphate acyltransferase produces the protein MQSTNLTLYDSLIERASDLAQKVGRKARVLVTDDITNNLYSSVAKEVNDFAELINIDTSFAKEKLAEYKGYKDDPQGMLNRKTKIDKLDETLSMMYSSFGISEEEVLPFLSASLELKSNRADALLGGIDVPTEAMIVGCSLVLDYKTPSAIFFSQMRRLDSIGIVKEHPDNIFELTLPDGNELIVSYPIDNSDVKGIVDAANRASDMLSNPIIAFVSFSTAGSSNHDHPGLMKRASEMYIQSGGRGVCFGDIQLDASLDRHIMLKKLGGYDPFNGENANCLIYSDATSAHSIIDYFEWAYNNYYGRSGNIIAISDMAIKPNPAPIQLAQIMIESISTFKLIVGVKPVVALIGHDKMTIEKIRKTISLLPEGYKSYLYSADAMTLRDALSTETTLFIYPELAYGNPAYKAWQLLNPGFFVTQGFEKPVCDLSRGDDNSPERIRSTIAYLCISCLDN, from the coding sequence ATGCAGTCAACAAACTTGACATTATATGACAGTCTAATCGAGAGAGCGTCAGATCTTGCTCAAAAGGTTGGCAGAAAAGCAAGAGTGCTGGTTACTGACGATATTACTAATAACCTTTACAGTTCTGTTGCTAAAGAAGTTAATGATTTTGCTGAATTGATCAATATTGATACAAGTTTTGCAAAGGAAAAGCTTGCTGAATATAAGGGATATAAGGATGATCCTCAAGGTATGCTAAACAGAAAGACTAAGATTGATAAGTTAGACGAGACATTGTCAATGATGTATAGCTCGTTTGGCATTAGCGAGGAAGAGGTCTTGCCCTTCCTCTCGGCTTCGCTTGAACTCAAATCAAATAGGGCAGATGCTTTATTAGGAGGTATTGATGTTCCAACTGAAGCAATGATTGTTGGTTGTTCTTTGGTACTTGATTATAAGACTCCTTCAGCAATATTCTTTTCTCAAATGAGAAGGCTTGATTCCATTGGAATTGTTAAAGAACACCCTGATAATATTTTTGAGTTAACCCTTCCTGATGGGAATGAACTTATTGTATCTTATCCAATTGATAATTCAGATGTAAAAGGAATTGTTGATGCGGCTAATAGAGCCTCTGATATGCTCAGTAATCCAATTATAGCCTTTGTATCCTTTTCAACTGCGGGTTCATCAAATCATGATCATCCAGGGCTTATGAAGAGAGCTAGTGAGATGTATATTCAAAGCGGTGGAAGGGGTGTCTGTTTTGGCGATATACAGTTAGATGCTTCGCTTGACAGGCATATAATGTTAAAAAAATTAGGTGGATATGATCCATTCAATGGGGAAAATGCTAATTGTCTGATTTATTCTGATGCCACCTCCGCACATTCAATAATAGATTATTTTGAATGGGCCTATAATAATTATTATGGTAGGTCGGGTAATATTATTGCCATAAGTGATATGGCGATAAAGCCGAATCCAGCGCCAATTCAATTAGCTCAGATAATGATTGAAAGTATATCAACATTTAAATTAATAGTCGGTGTAAAACCAGTTGTTGCTCTTATAGGTCATGATAAAATGACAATAGAAAAGATTCGAAAAACCATCTCTCTCTTGCCAGAAGGATATAAGTCATATTTATATAGTGCAGATGCAATGACATTAAGAGATGCGCTTTCCACAGAGACGACCCTATTCATATACCCTGAGCTTGCTTATGGGAATCCAGCATACAAGGCATGGCAATTATTAAATCCTGGTTTTTTTGTTACTCAGGGTTTTGAAAAACCAGTTTGCGATCTCTCCAGAGGAGATGATAATAGCCCTGAAAGAATAAGATCAACCATTGCATATCTTTGCATATCCTGCCTAGATAATTAG
- a CDS encoding flavodoxin family protein, with the protein MKSLVVYSSQTGNTRKLAQTVFDALTGEKDIFPIDKAPNPSGYDFIALGFWLKGGKPIQESMEYLSKIKEKSLFLFATHGAATGSMHVLKAMDYAKNQVLDSKIVGIFSCQGEMSPDFIEKIQQKSDPPEWSADAPKAKGHPNKSDLEELNRIIVNIAGTL; encoded by the coding sequence ATGAAATCATTGGTTGTATATTCAAGTCAAACAGGCAATACGCGCAAATTGGCTCAAACTGTGTTCGATGCATTAACAGGCGAAAAGGATATCTTTCCTATTGATAAGGCTCCGAATCCCTCCGGTTATGACTTTATTGCTCTAGGTTTTTGGTTAAAAGGCGGAAAACCGATTCAAGAATCGATGGAATATCTTTCTAAGATTAAGGAGAAATCCTTATTTTTGTTTGCCACACATGGAGCCGCTACAGGTTCTATGCATGTTTTGAAGGCAATGGATTATGCTAAGAATCAGGTTTTAGATTCTAAAATCGTAGGTATATTCAGTTGTCAAGGTGAAATGAGCCCTGATTTTATTGAAAAGATTCAACAAAAATCAGATCCACCGGAATGGTCTGCTGACGCGCCAAAAGCTAAAGGTCATCCCAATAAGAGTGATTTAGAGGAACTGAACCGTATTATTGTTAATATAGCAGGCACTTTATAA
- a CDS encoding iron-sulfur cluster assembly protein, whose translation MELRKKIVEKLKQIKDQGTTVDVISMGLIKNLIVTEDAKVSFEIQPSSSICPLVFSLAHDIKNSLLKLNEIKELNITIIGHQMADDINKYLTE comes from the coding sequence GTGGAACTTAGAAAGAAAATAGTAGAAAAATTGAAACAAATTAAAGATCAAGGAACCACGGTAGATGTAATAAGTATGGGATTGATTAAGAATCTTATTGTGACTGAAGATGCAAAAGTCTCTTTTGAAATACAACCCTCATCCTCTATCTGTCCATTGGTTTTTTCTTTAGCCCATGATATTAAAAACTCTCTATTGAAATTGAATGAAATAAAAGAGCTTAATATAACAATAATAGGTCATCAGATGGCTGATGATATAAATAAATATCTTACAGAATGA